A DNA window from Shewanella baltica contains the following coding sequences:
- a CDS encoding anti-sigma factor, translated as MTLTPLSREQQLERLINSAPNAMPPTHDLWQGIEKRMDKPLVSQTRQSQNGRQWAIAASFIMLVALGYSQLPYFNQLTTQQTELAQNSAMPEQQGDAALQLLLTQIAASHQAQVDNLEQTTNALAWQTSSFSAPVEQGLAELRRAATQIYQALQANPTDKQLWQLWLWVQQRELDLLQQGQKLPIRNSTQGNTL; from the coding sequence ATGACGTTAACGCCGCTTTCCCGTGAACAACAGCTTGAGCGACTGATCAATAGCGCTCCCAACGCAATGCCACCCACCCATGATCTGTGGCAAGGCATTGAAAAGCGCATGGACAAACCGCTGGTGTCCCAAACACGCCAATCCCAGAACGGCCGACAGTGGGCGATAGCTGCCTCCTTTATCATGCTAGTGGCATTGGGATATAGCCAATTGCCTTATTTCAATCAATTAACCACACAGCAGACAGAGCTTGCCCAAAACTCAGCCATGCCAGAGCAACAAGGGGATGCGGCCTTACAGTTACTGTTAACCCAAATCGCGGCATCGCACCAAGCGCAAGTGGATAACCTAGAGCAGACAACGAATGCGCTAGCTTGGCAGACCAGCAGTTTCAGCGCGCCCGTTGAGCAAGGTTTGGCGGAACTAAGACGCGCGGCAACCCAAATTTACCAAGCTTTACAAGCAAATCCAACCGATAAACAACTTTGGCAACTCTGGCTTTGGGTGCAGCAACGTGAGCTCGACCTATTGCAACAGGGCCAAAAACTACCCATTAGAAACTCGACACAAGGAAACACCCTATGA
- a CDS encoding sugar O-acetyltransferase, whose translation MTEFQKMIAGQEYDCLASELLSLRAQQQRLNRQLNQIIDQDTPEYSQLCQQLIPHKSPAATISTPIFISYGANLSLADKVFINVNVTLQDNAPISIGEQTMVGPNAQFYTSSHPLDAELRCSGLETAKAIRVGKRVWIGGGAIIMPGVTIGDDAIIGAGAVVTKNVAAKTVVAGNPAKPIRQLI comes from the coding sequence ATGACTGAATTCCAAAAGATGATCGCTGGCCAAGAATATGATTGCCTTGCCAGCGAACTATTAAGTTTACGAGCTCAACAGCAACGGCTGAATCGACAATTAAATCAAATAATTGACCAAGATACCCCAGAGTACAGCCAACTCTGTCAGCAGCTCATTCCCCATAAATCACCAGCCGCAACGATATCCACGCCGATTTTTATCAGTTATGGCGCCAACCTATCCCTTGCCGACAAAGTGTTTATCAATGTGAATGTCACCTTGCAGGATAATGCGCCTATTTCTATTGGCGAGCAGACTATGGTCGGCCCCAATGCACAATTTTATACCTCGAGTCACCCACTAGATGCCGAGCTGCGTTGCTCAGGTTTAGAAACAGCGAAAGCAATTAGGGTCGGTAAACGGGTATGGATTGGTGGCGGCGCTATCATAATGCCAGGCGTCACTATTGGTGATGACGCCATCATAGGCGCAGGTGCTGTAGTCACAAAAAATGTGGCCGCCAAAACCGTGGTCGCTGGTAACCCCGCGAAGCCGATCAGGCAGCTAATTTGA
- the ispE gene encoding 4-(cytidine 5'-diphospho)-2-C-methyl-D-erythritol kinase, with protein MPAAISRNWPAPAKLNLFLHINGRRADGYHELQTLFQFIDCCDMLDFKVTETPELILHSNMSGVVADSDNLILRAAKSLQQTTGFNGGAEIWLDKRLPMGGGLGGGSSDAATTLVALNKLWHTQLSTEELAKIGLKLGADIPVFIHGFAAFAEGVGERLQAVNPSEPWYLVIAPDAHVSTADVFQDPLLPRDTPKLAIDTLMNQPWANDCQKLVVSKYPQVAKALGWLLEYAPSRMTGTGACVFGKFTQQQQALAALAKLPSEMQGFVAQGMNLSPLITRLSHP; from the coding sequence ATGCCCGCTGCAATTTCCCGCAATTGGCCTGCGCCAGCCAAGCTCAACTTGTTTTTACACATTAATGGCCGCCGCGCCGACGGTTACCACGAACTGCAAACCTTGTTTCAGTTTATCGATTGCTGCGACATGCTCGATTTTAAGGTCACTGAAACCCCTGAACTGATTTTGCACTCCAATATGTCGGGCGTTGTCGCTGACAGCGATAACTTAATTCTGCGAGCCGCAAAATCATTACAGCAAACCACGGGCTTTAACGGTGGCGCTGAGATCTGGCTGGATAAACGTCTGCCCATGGGCGGCGGTTTAGGCGGCGGCTCGTCCGATGCAGCGACCACATTAGTGGCATTGAACAAGTTATGGCATACCCAATTATCGACCGAAGAATTGGCTAAAATCGGCCTTAAATTGGGTGCCGATATTCCTGTTTTTATTCATGGTTTCGCCGCTTTTGCCGAAGGTGTGGGGGAACGCTTACAAGCAGTAAATCCGAGTGAGCCTTGGTACTTAGTCATAGCCCCCGATGCCCATGTTTCCACCGCCGACGTATTCCAAGATCCACTTTTACCGCGTGATACCCCGAAACTAGCCATAGATACCTTAATGAACCAACCTTGGGCAAATGATTGTCAAAAACTAGTCGTTTCTAAATACCCTCAAGTTGCCAAGGCATTAGGCTGGCTGCTAGAATATGCGCCGTCGAGAATGACAGGAACAGGCGCATGCGTGTTCGGGAAATTCACACAACAGCAACAAGCTCTCGCAGCCTTGGCGAAATTACCGTCTGAAATGCAAGGATTTGTTGCACAAGGGATGAATCTTTCGCCGCTCATCACGCGACTCAGTCACCCTTAA
- a CDS encoding ribose-phosphate pyrophosphokinase: MPDIKLFAGNATPSLAKKIADRLFCKLGDAVVGRFSDGEISVQINENVRGADVFIIQSTCAPTNDNLMELIVMVDALRRASAGRITAVIPYFGYARQDRRVRSARVPITAKVVADFLSSVGVDRVLTCDLHAEQIQGFFDVPVDNVFGSPVLLEDMLAKNLDNPVVVSPDIGGVVRARAVAKLLDDSDLAIIDKRRPQANVAQVMHIIGDVQGRDCIIVDDMIDTGGTLCKAAEALKEHGANRVFAYATHPVFSGKAAENIANSVIDEVIVTDTVPLSPEMLKVAKVTQLTMSAVLAEAIRRVSNEESISAMFRH, from the coding sequence GTGCCCGACATCAAGCTCTTTGCTGGGAACGCCACCCCCAGTCTCGCTAAAAAGATAGCCGATCGTCTATTTTGCAAACTCGGAGACGCAGTGGTTGGTCGTTTCAGCGATGGTGAAATCAGTGTCCAAATTAACGAAAATGTACGTGGTGCCGATGTGTTCATCATCCAATCCACTTGCGCGCCGACAAACGACAACCTGATGGAACTCATCGTGATGGTTGACGCGCTGCGCCGTGCATCTGCTGGCCGTATCACAGCCGTTATTCCTTACTTTGGTTATGCTCGTCAAGACCGTCGCGTTCGTAGCGCCCGTGTACCTATTACTGCAAAAGTCGTTGCCGATTTCCTGTCTAGCGTGGGTGTTGACCGCGTTCTGACCTGTGACCTGCACGCTGAGCAAATCCAAGGTTTCTTCGACGTTCCCGTTGATAACGTATTCGGTAGCCCAGTGCTGCTAGAAGATATGTTAGCGAAGAACTTAGATAATCCAGTCGTTGTTTCTCCAGACATCGGTGGTGTTGTTCGCGCTCGCGCAGTAGCAAAACTGTTGGATGATTCTGATTTAGCGATCATTGATAAACGTCGCCCACAAGCAAACGTTGCTCAAGTTATGCACATCATTGGTGATGTTCAAGGTCGTGACTGCATTATCGTTGACGATATGATCGACACAGGCGGCACTCTGTGTAAAGCGGCTGAAGCCTTAAAAGAACATGGTGCAAACCGCGTATTTGCTTACGCAACTCACCCAGTGTTCTCTGGCAAAGCGGCTGAAAATATCGCTAACTCAGTGATTGATGAAGTTATTGTGACTGACACTGTTCCTTTAAGCCCAGAAATGTTAAAAGTGGCTAAAGTGACTCAGTTAACTATGTCTGCGGTACTGGCTGAGGCAATTCGTCGCGTAAGCAACGAAGAGTCTATTTCTGCCATGTTCCGTCACTAA
- a CDS encoding RNA polymerase sigma factor, with the protein MTAGILPLNSAMSDFELVTLASQGNRAAFKLLYQSHHQRIYALSLRLCGHKTMAEDITQECFILVWQKLPQFRGESQFSTWLHSICVNQALSSIRKQQSFWARFIPLENETEPMSSDESYSGLDKLIFKLPQRARIVFVLCAIEGYQHDEIADLLGIAVGTSKTQYHRAKQLLQEML; encoded by the coding sequence GTGACGGCAGGGATACTCCCACTCAATAGCGCAATGTCTGACTTTGAACTGGTTACCTTAGCCAGCCAAGGCAACAGAGCCGCCTTTAAACTGCTGTATCAGAGCCATCACCAACGTATTTATGCCTTATCACTGCGCCTTTGTGGTCATAAAACTATGGCGGAAGACATTACCCAAGAGTGTTTTATTTTAGTGTGGCAGAAGTTGCCACAATTTCGAGGTGAGAGTCAGTTTTCGACTTGGTTACACAGCATTTGTGTCAATCAAGCCTTGAGCAGTATTCGTAAACAACAATCATTTTGGGCACGATTTATCCCACTGGAAAATGAGACTGAACCTATGAGTTCAGATGAAAGTTATAGCGGATTAGATAAGTTGATTTTCAAACTGCCGCAGCGGGCTCGCATAGTGTTCGTACTCTGCGCCATCGAAGGTTATCAACACGATGAAATCGCTGACTTACTTGGCATTGCGGTCGGCACTAGCAAGACCCAATACCATAGAGCTAAGCAACTACTACAGGAGATGCTGTAA
- a CDS encoding methyl-accepting chemotaxis protein gives MFIRSKLLLSAAVSISALVAMFGLQLHSNSVKSELSHAAQSVLELERDVLILRKNEKDFFARKDLKYAELHKKSHMAIDGIVPELEKVFKEYGVSKASLESFDSNLNQYQVAFSEVVQLQQEIGLTPKTGLYGTLRSAVHNVETLLKQYNQLELEVAMLQLRRNEKDFMLRRELSYVETFDANIGKFNDKLRSSSLDADTQNKIAELITQYQKDFKSLTNKEQQLGLTEKDGTMARLVAANLQIESSANDLHNLALKAIDDAESSSVNVGIAVFIFITLLLSFITYLIIRSIIAPVERITQIIARIEVSKDLTLRCDASTQDELGEIAQHFNSMVSSFQQLIEQVIESVATINTSCKRVSENAMLASEGVGQQLNETDMVATAITEMGATIDEIAKTTELAASKAGQTHDNAQSGQLEVEQTIHKIQSLAEQLNSSAAVVNELERDSETIGSVLDVIRGIAEQTNLLALNAAIEAARAGEQGRGFAVVADEVRNLAMRTQSSTQEIANIIQTLQTRTRSIVQLMESSQKQGVESAEQAASAGALLKLINTDVRNIMDMSTQIAAAIEEQSMVAAEVNKNVVVIRDIAEESSHAADANASASDELKAQAEFLFRAVSNFKI, from the coding sequence ATGTTTATCCGCTCAAAGTTGTTACTCAGTGCAGCTGTGTCTATTTCGGCATTAGTTGCCATGTTTGGATTACAACTCCATTCAAATTCGGTTAAGTCTGAGCTCTCCCATGCCGCTCAAAGTGTGCTTGAGTTAGAGCGTGACGTCTTAATTCTGCGTAAAAACGAAAAGGATTTCTTCGCTCGCAAGGATTTAAAATATGCAGAGCTACATAAGAAAAGCCACATGGCAATCGACGGCATTGTCCCCGAGTTAGAGAAAGTCTTTAAAGAATATGGCGTGTCCAAGGCATCGCTTGAAAGTTTCGACAGTAATTTAAATCAGTATCAAGTTGCTTTCTCTGAAGTGGTGCAGCTACAGCAGGAGATTGGCTTAACACCCAAAACGGGGTTGTACGGCACATTGCGTTCGGCGGTGCACAATGTTGAAACGCTGCTTAAGCAATATAATCAGCTCGAACTCGAAGTGGCTATGCTGCAACTGAGACGTAATGAAAAAGATTTTATGCTGCGCCGTGAGCTAAGTTATGTTGAAACCTTCGATGCCAATATTGGCAAGTTCAATGACAAGCTGCGTTCTTCGAGCTTAGATGCTGATACTCAAAATAAAATTGCAGAGCTTATTACTCAGTATCAGAAAGATTTTAAAAGCTTAACCAATAAAGAGCAGCAACTCGGTTTGACCGAGAAAGATGGCACTATGGCGCGTCTTGTTGCGGCCAACCTACAAATTGAAAGCAGCGCGAATGACTTACATAACCTAGCGCTTAAGGCGATTGATGATGCTGAGAGCAGCAGCGTTAATGTAGGTATTGCTGTGTTTATCTTTATCACGTTGCTGCTATCTTTCATCACCTATCTGATTATCCGCAGTATTATCGCTCCAGTTGAGCGCATCACGCAGATCATTGCTCGCATCGAAGTAAGTAAAGATCTGACCTTGAGATGCGATGCGTCAACGCAAGATGAACTTGGCGAAATTGCACAGCATTTCAATAGTATGGTGAGTAGCTTCCAGCAACTGATTGAACAAGTGATTGAGTCGGTCGCGACAATTAACACCTCCTGTAAGCGCGTATCCGAAAATGCCATGCTTGCCTCTGAAGGCGTAGGTCAACAGCTCAATGAGACTGACATGGTTGCAACGGCGATCACTGAAATGGGCGCAACCATTGACGAAATTGCTAAAACAACTGAGTTAGCGGCATCAAAAGCGGGTCAGACCCACGATAATGCGCAAAGTGGCCAATTAGAAGTTGAGCAAACGATTCATAAAATCCAGTCACTTGCTGAGCAGCTCAATAGCTCGGCAGCGGTCGTTAATGAGCTGGAACGTGACAGCGAGACAATCGGTAGCGTGTTAGATGTGATCCGCGGTATTGCCGAGCAGACCAACCTCTTGGCCTTGAATGCGGCGATTGAAGCGGCGCGTGCGGGTGAGCAGGGCCGTGGTTTTGCCGTGGTTGCCGATGAGGTGCGTAACTTAGCGATGCGGACTCAATCGTCAACCCAAGAGATTGCGAACATTATTCAGACCTTACAGACGCGTACTCGCTCGATTGTGCAATTGATGGAATCGAGTCAAAAACAAGGCGTTGAGAGTGCGGAGCAGGCTGCTAGTGCTGGTGCGTTACTCAAGCTTATTAATACCGATGTGCGTAACATCATGGACATGAGTACTCAAATTGCCGCGGCGATTGAAGAGCAAAGCATGGTGGCGGCCGAAGTGAACAAGAACGTGGTGGTGATCCGCGATATCGCCGAAGAATCCTCCCATGCGGCAGATGCCAATGCGTCGGCATCGGATGAGCTGAAAGCGCAGGCTGAATTCTTATTCCGTGCGGTCAGTAATTTTAAAATCTAA
- the hemA gene encoding glutamyl-tRNA reductase: MSLVAIGINHKTATVDLREKVAFSPDKIHDAMKSLASRTRSGEAVIVSTCNRTELYCNNGDEADIIAWLEEYHGLDHKDVAPCLYNYHGQDAVRHLMRVASGLDSLILGEPQILGQVKQAFVKAKEAGTVALTIDRLFQNTFSVAKKVRTDTEIGAAAVSVAFAAVSMAKHIFSSISTTKVLLIGAGETIELVAKHLKDNGVASMVVANRTLERAQGMCEEFGATAITLAQIPDYLPKADIVISSTASPLPILGKGMVEKALKQRRHQPMLLVDIAVPRDIEPEVADLDDAFLYTVDDLHSIIEQNMASRKEAAEQAEVITEEQSFLFMDWIRSLESVDSIREYRSQSMAVKDELVERALNKLAQGSDTEQVLIELANRLTNKLIHAPTQALTAASRQGDLNTLGQLRSALGLDKN; the protein is encoded by the coding sequence ATGAGCCTTGTAGCAATCGGTATTAACCATAAAACAGCCACGGTAGACCTGCGCGAGAAAGTTGCCTTCTCTCCGGACAAAATTCATGACGCTATGAAGAGTCTGGCCAGTCGTACACGCTCGGGTGAAGCCGTTATTGTCTCGACCTGTAATCGCACTGAGTTGTATTGCAACAACGGCGATGAGGCCGACATTATTGCGTGGCTTGAAGAATATCACGGCCTTGATCATAAGGACGTCGCGCCTTGTCTCTATAATTATCACGGTCAGGATGCCGTCAGGCATTTGATGCGTGTGGCCTCTGGGCTCGATTCGTTGATCTTGGGTGAGCCGCAAATTCTCGGCCAAGTAAAACAAGCATTCGTTAAGGCCAAAGAGGCTGGTACGGTTGCCTTAACCATAGATAGACTCTTTCAAAATACCTTTTCGGTCGCTAAGAAAGTCCGTACCGATACTGAAATCGGCGCCGCCGCAGTGTCAGTGGCATTTGCCGCGGTTAGCATGGCGAAACATATTTTCTCATCCATATCGACCACAAAAGTGCTATTGATTGGCGCGGGTGAAACCATAGAGCTGGTTGCGAAGCATCTTAAAGACAACGGCGTGGCTTCAATGGTGGTGGCAAACCGGACGTTAGAACGTGCTCAAGGCATGTGCGAGGAGTTTGGTGCAACAGCTATTACACTGGCACAGATACCAGATTATCTCCCAAAAGCCGATATCGTGATATCCTCTACCGCCAGCCCTCTGCCTATCTTAGGTAAAGGCATGGTCGAAAAAGCGCTAAAGCAGCGTCGCCATCAACCTATGTTATTGGTTGATATAGCAGTTCCCCGGGATATTGAGCCGGAAGTCGCCGATTTGGATGACGCGTTTCTGTATACAGTGGACGACCTGCATAGCATTATTGAACAGAATATGGCTTCTCGAAAAGAAGCCGCCGAGCAAGCTGAAGTAATTACTGAAGAACAATCTTTCTTATTTATGGATTGGATCCGTTCTTTAGAGTCGGTCGACAGTATTCGCGAGTATCGCAGCCAGAGCATGGCGGTAAAAGATGAGTTAGTGGAACGCGCCCTGAATAAATTAGCCCAGGGCTCAGACACTGAGCAGGTATTGATTGAACTAGCCAATCGCCTGACCAATAAACTTATCCACGCACCGACACAGGCCCTCACGGCAGCGAGTCGTCAGGGCGATTTGAATACTCTCGGTCAGTTAAGATCAGCGCTTGGATTAGATAAAAACTAA
- the rsuA gene encoding 16S rRNA pseudouridine(516) synthase RsuA, with protein sequence MPFEVVGLIIWQFSLLKLSINVRLDKFICESTPLTRSLAKKALHRGDITCDGIVVKDSGFKVTEGMRVCLEGEPIALVGVRYLMLNKPVDTICSTIDETYPSVLSLVDVPKPETLHIAGRLDADTTGLVLVTSDGQWSHKITSPKKECGKRYLVQLADPVDAGLIAIFAAGVELRGEDGLTKPALLEIIEPQLVRLTITEGKYHQVKRMFAAVGNHVQELHRESVGQIELDPALALGEWRYLTAEEIASV encoded by the coding sequence TTGCCCTTTGAAGTGGTCGGCCTCATAATATGGCAGTTTTCTTTATTGAAGTTGAGTATTAACGTGCGTTTAGACAAATTTATCTGTGAGAGTACCCCACTGACTCGCTCATTAGCGAAAAAAGCCCTGCATCGCGGTGACATCACTTGCGATGGCATAGTCGTCAAAGACTCGGGCTTTAAAGTGACTGAAGGTATGCGTGTTTGTCTCGAGGGCGAGCCTATTGCCTTAGTGGGCGTACGTTATTTAATGCTCAACAAACCAGTCGATACGATTTGTTCAACGATTGATGAAACCTATCCATCGGTATTGAGCTTAGTGGATGTGCCCAAGCCTGAAACCTTGCACATTGCTGGTCGTTTAGATGCTGATACCACAGGGCTAGTGCTGGTCACTTCCGACGGCCAGTGGTCGCATAAAATCACTTCACCGAAGAAAGAATGCGGTAAACGCTATTTAGTGCAACTCGCCGATCCTGTGGATGCCGGCTTGATTGCAATATTTGCCGCTGGCGTTGAATTACGCGGTGAAGATGGCTTAACTAAGCCTGCATTGCTGGAGATTATTGAGCCGCAATTAGTGCGACTCACCATCACTGAAGGTAAGTACCATCAAGTGAAACGTATGTTCGCCGCGGTGGGCAACCACGTGCAAGAGTTACACCGTGAAAGTGTGGGCCAAATTGAATTAGATCCCGCCTTAGCACTGGGTGAATGGCGTTATTTGACCGCCGAAGAAATAGCATCCGTATAA
- the prfA gene encoding peptide chain release factor 1 has translation MKESVIRKLEGLLERNEEVMALLGDASVISDQDRFRALSKEYAQLEDVVAGFKAYQQAQVDLDSAKEMLEEDDAEMREMAQEEMKAAKAKLEHLEDELQILLLPKDPDDDKNAFVEIRAGAGGDEAAIFAGDLFRMYSRYAEANRWQIEIMSCNEGEHGGFKEVIMKVSGDGVYGKLKFESGGHRVQRVPETESQGRVHTSAVTVVVLHEVPEAEAISINPADLKVDTFRSSGAGGQHVNKTDSAIRITHIPTGIVVECQDQRSQHKNRAQAMSVLAARIQALEDEKRRSAEETTRRSLVASGDRSERVRTYNFPQGRVSEHRINLTLYRLNEVMEGDLDAILLPLMQEHQADQLAALADEQG, from the coding sequence ATGAAGGAATCCGTTATCCGCAAGCTGGAAGGCTTGCTCGAGCGCAATGAAGAAGTCATGGCTTTGCTGGGTGATGCTAGCGTCATTTCGGATCAAGACAGGTTTCGCGCGTTATCGAAAGAATATGCCCAGTTAGAAGACGTTGTTGCTGGCTTTAAAGCCTATCAGCAAGCGCAGGTCGATCTCGATTCTGCCAAAGAAATGCTGGAAGAAGACGATGCTGAAATGCGCGAAATGGCGCAGGAAGAGATGAAAGCCGCTAAGGCTAAGCTCGAGCATCTTGAAGATGAACTGCAAATTCTATTATTGCCAAAAGATCCTGACGACGATAAAAACGCCTTCGTTGAGATCCGTGCAGGTGCAGGCGGTGATGAAGCGGCGATTTTTGCCGGTGACTTATTCCGCATGTACAGCCGTTATGCCGAAGCAAATCGCTGGCAGATCGAAATCATGAGCTGTAACGAAGGCGAACATGGTGGCTTCAAAGAAGTTATCATGAAGGTGAGTGGCGACGGCGTATACGGCAAACTTAAGTTTGAGTCTGGCGGTCACCGCGTACAACGTGTGCCAGAAACCGAATCTCAAGGCCGTGTGCATACTTCAGCGGTTACTGTGGTTGTATTACATGAAGTGCCTGAAGCAGAAGCGATTTCAATTAACCCAGCCGATCTGAAAGTAGATACTTTCCGTTCATCGGGCGCGGGTGGTCAGCACGTTAACAAAACCGATTCTGCCATTCGTATTACCCACATTCCAACGGGGATCGTGGTGGAATGCCAAGATCAACGCTCGCAACATAAGAACCGTGCCCAAGCCATGAGTGTACTGGCCGCACGTATACAAGCTCTTGAAGACGAAAAACGCCGTAGCGCCGAAGAAACGACCCGTCGTAGTCTGGTTGCCAGTGGCGATCGCTCCGAACGTGTACGTACTTACAACTTCCCGCAAGGCCGCGTGAGCGAACACCGCATCAACTTGACCTTATATCGCTTGAACGAAGTGATGGAAGGCGATCTCGATGCTATTTTATTGCCTCTGATGCAAGAGCATCAAGCCGATCAGTTAGCCGCACTGGCTGACGAGCAGGGGTAG
- a CDS encoding DUF4097 family beta strand repeat-containing protein, which translates to MSNLNLTQASLLVSTLYLGLMGNVFAAQSVDKQLNISSDTQLQIKVQRGDVTIQTWDKSEVSVTGTLDELSEGFVFEQQGNSLNIEDKMPRHYNGSNDKGSQLTIKVPKTVKLSADTISANLQVAEAQGELDLNTVSGDIKANNLSGKPELHTVSGDIITQALDGKVKLETISGTIQDTDSKGEMNYRLVSGDLKSQTQAEKVTVEQVSGEVNANFSLAKEIVLRTVSGDSKVSLAKNFNRANLESVSGDIIVTFADMPDASFDLDGGPGGKIKNTLTQDEPKKQKYVPRAELSFQTGSGAASVKMNTISGDLVLKKQ; encoded by the coding sequence ATGAGTAACCTCAATCTCACTCAAGCCAGTCTATTGGTTTCGACACTCTATTTAGGTTTGATGGGCAATGTGTTCGCAGCGCAAAGTGTTGATAAACAGCTTAATATTAGTAGCGACACCCAACTGCAGATCAAAGTACAGCGCGGCGATGTGACGATTCAAACCTGGGATAAGAGTGAAGTCAGCGTCACAGGTACACTCGATGAATTGAGCGAAGGCTTTGTGTTCGAGCAACAGGGAAACAGCCTCAATATCGAAGACAAAATGCCCCGCCACTACAATGGCAGTAATGACAAAGGCTCGCAGCTCACCATTAAAGTGCCAAAGACAGTAAAACTCAGTGCGGATACTATTTCAGCGAATCTGCAAGTCGCAGAAGCCCAAGGTGAACTCGATTTGAATACCGTCAGTGGCGATATCAAAGCTAACAACCTTAGTGGTAAACCTGAGTTGCACACAGTCTCAGGCGACATCATCACTCAAGCACTCGATGGTAAAGTGAAATTAGAGACAATATCAGGAACGATTCAAGACACTGACAGTAAAGGGGAAATGAACTATCGCCTCGTAAGTGGTGACTTAAAAAGTCAAACTCAGGCCGAAAAAGTGACGGTTGAACAAGTTTCTGGCGAAGTGAATGCTAACTTTAGCCTCGCTAAGGAAATCGTACTCAGAACCGTCAGCGGTGACTCAAAAGTGTCACTGGCGAAAAACTTCAACAGAGCCAATTTAGAAAGTGTGAGTGGCGATATCATAGTGACTTTTGCCGATATGCCGGATGCCAGCTTTGACTTAGACGGCGGACCAGGTGGCAAGATCAAAAATACCTTAACCCAAGATGAACCTAAAAAGCAGAAATACGTGCCACGCGCCGAGCTGTCATTCCAAACCGGTTCGGGAGCTGCCAGTGTAAAAATGAACACTATCAGCGGTGATTTGGTTTTAAAGAAACAGTAA
- the lolB gene encoding lipoprotein insertase outer membrane protein LolB has translation MNNLKRLTKTIFSCFTLSALLLLAGCETLPPMTDLSPITVTDARQATAWELQGKLAIKTPDDKLSANIYWRHSEDRDELTLTTMLGTTVLTLNSTPNSAHLHIDGKDFRDDNAQRLLERVSGWSIPLADLPLWITGQVGPNDQVIVRDSQGKPKQLTNTQTPPPWQVAFLSWQSQSGASVPHQLKLERGDLQLKLQLNQWQALGKPAILVGEQP, from the coding sequence ATGAATAATTTGAAGCGCCTCACAAAAACCATTTTCTCTTGTTTTACCTTAAGCGCCCTACTCTTGCTGGCGGGGTGTGAAACCTTGCCGCCAATGACTGACCTAAGCCCAATCACAGTCACGGATGCGCGCCAAGCAACCGCTTGGGAATTACAGGGTAAACTGGCGATAAAAACTCCTGACGATAAGCTCAGCGCTAATATCTACTGGCGCCACAGTGAAGATCGCGACGAACTGACACTCACCACTATGCTAGGTACGACTGTGTTGACGCTTAACTCAACCCCGAACTCGGCCCATTTGCATATCGATGGCAAAGACTTTCGCGACGATAATGCCCAACGTTTACTCGAGCGTGTCAGCGGTTGGTCCATCCCCTTGGCCGATTTACCTTTGTGGATCACTGGCCAAGTTGGCCCCAATGATCAGGTCATCGTACGCGATAGCCAAGGCAAACCTAAACAGCTAACCAATACTCAAACCCCGCCACCTTGGCAGGTCGCATTTTTAAGTTGGCAATCCCAGAGCGGCGCCAGTGTGCCCCATCAATTAAAGCTTGAACGTGGTGATTTACAACTCAAACTACAACTGAATCAATGGCAAGCTCTTGGCAAGCCCGCGATCTTAGTCGGAGAACAACCTTAA